Proteins encoded within one genomic window of Bos mutus isolate GX-2022 chromosome 9, NWIPB_WYAK_1.1, whole genome shotgun sequence:
- the TBPL1 gene encoding TATA box-binding protein-like 1 — MDADSDVALDILITNVVCVFRTRCHLNLRKIALEGANVIYKRDVGKVLMKLRKPRITATIWSSGKIICTGATSEEEAKFGARRLARSLQKLGFQVIFTDFKVVNVLAVCNMPFEIRLPEFTKNNRPHASYEPELHPAVCYRIKSLRATLQIFSTGSITVTGPNVKAVATAVEQIYPFVFESRKEIL, encoded by the exons ATGGATGCAGACAGTGATGTTGCACTGGACATTCTAATTACAAATGTAGTATGTGTTTTTAGAACAAGATGCCATTTGAACTTAAGGAAGATTGCTTTAGAGGGAGCAAACGTAATTTATAAGCGTGATGTTGGA aaAGTATTAATGAAGCTTAGAAAGCCTAGAATTACAGCTACAATTTGGTCCTCAGGAAAAATTATTTGCACTGGAGCAACAAG TGAAGAAGAAGCTAAATTTGGTGCCAGACGTTTAGCCCGTAGTCTCCAGAAACTAGGATTTCAG GTAATATTTACAGATTTTAAGGTTGTTAACGTTTTGGCAGTGTGTAACATGCCGTTTGAAATCCGTTTGCCAGAATTCACAAAGAACAATAGACCTCATGCCAG TTACGAACCTGAGCTTCATCCTGCTGTGTGCTATCGGATAAAATCGCTAAGAGCTACATTACAGATTTTTTCAACAGGAAGTATCACAGTaacag GACCCAATGTAAAGGCTGTTGCTACTGCTGTGGAACAGATTTACCCATTTGTGTTTGAAAGCAGGAAAGAGATTTTATAA